The following are encoded in a window of Magnolia sinica isolate HGM2019 chromosome 11, MsV1, whole genome shotgun sequence genomic DNA:
- the LOC131218200 gene encoding uncharacterized protein LOC131218200, with translation MLVTEFNSFTVEDKPGEQWIRLRGKHGEKEEIKVEVTMFDGSVPAARLGIDGNSDDVKLHISLIVDVLKGENCDNVLEFICSTWSDSLEIQKVFMLKRDQMVAKPYIGPNFK, from the coding sequence ATGCTTGTTACGGAATTCAATTCATTCACGGTTGAAGATAAGCCGGGAGAGCAATGGATTCGATTGAGAGGTAAACACGGTGAGAAGGAAGAGATCAAAGTTGAAGTTACGATGTTTGATGGCTCTGTTCCTGCTGCGAGATTGGGTATTGATGGCAACAGTGATGATGTTAAGCTGCACATCAGCTtgattgttgatgtcttaaaggGGGAGAATTGCGACAATGTCTTGGAATTCATTTGCTCGACGTGGTCTGATAGCTTGGAGATTCAGAAGGTTTTCATGCTTAAACGTGATCAGATGGTGGCAAAGCCTTACATCGGACCCAATTTTAAGTAA